A single genomic interval of Armigeres subalbatus isolate Guangzhou_Male chromosome 1, GZ_Asu_2, whole genome shotgun sequence harbors:
- the LOC134207775 gene encoding uncharacterized protein LOC134207775 isoform X2 codes for MDRSPCSMILILTATLFVNLCSGDWVEIPFLQPSTTTQKTTVIRKNINHPSFVVNSGFMSHVLPPFSIGNNRDPEESEDGVSQPYPAVNHATLSPPVRISNLIDFEELKSTTSTSEPPVIGFPNKYSNFQKRIYEYPRGNVSTKLGWTPPRDELHFVTSNLDKISFSQVDRHPVSSIVKPDHQPMSNKYQEESIEYLNPGVSIPTRRPSSYPAVNDRIEIPTESYSEEDDGQSEEYSSSSEKAVYSSIANRTSENGELENDRFHDFDDYDEVHPEGTFKNVTIVKRRRRPGPQGQVTIVKVFPPRRHLRPADSGNGGGFSGFVNFIKRMQDTFMKRTAKNIGDKIKVLQDLKDQLLLSIEKRMAVLWRDPNAQKNNDEKQSNRRVKRGGGWMDYGDGGHGGMDFPSAEAALLTISFLTFAVFLIKLVLQVINTIKSKHYSYNTLAGVNGLNAATLKIVNRNKRGVAIDPNDHWKHNLDILSAINNYKFS; via the exons ATGGATCGTTCCCCgtgttcgatgattttgatCTTGACGGCGACGCTGTTCGTGAATTTGTGCTCCGGCGATTGGGTGGAGATTCCGTTCTTGCAACCATCGACGACCACCCAGAAGACGACCGTCATCCGGAAGAACATCAACCATCCATCGTTTGTGGTAAATTCGGGGTTTATGAGCCACGTGCTGCCCCCGTTCTCGATTGGGAATAATCGAGACCCGGAGGAGTCTGAGGACGGAGTGTCACAACCGTATCCGGCAGTCAATCATGCTACTTTGTCACCACCGGTCAGGATCAgtaatttgattgattttgaggAGTTGAAATCTACGACAAGTACCTCTGAGCCACCAGTAATTGGATTTCCGAACAAGTATTCCAACTTCCAGAAGCGGATATATGAATATCCACGAGGCAATGTGTCCACCAAATTGGGTTGGACACCGCCGAGGGATGAGCTGCATTTCGTAACGAGTAATTTAGACAAAATCTCCTTTAGTCAAGTTGATCGTCATCCAGTGTCGTCGATAGTAAAACCTGACCATCAACCAATGAGTAATAAGTATCAGGAAGAATCGATCGAATACTTGAATCCCGGTGTGTCCATACCAACGCGTCGTCCTTCATCTTACCCAGCAGTAAACGATCGAATTGAAATTCCAACCGAGTCTTATTCGGAAGAAGACGACGGTCAGTCTGAAGAGTACAGTTCATCATCGGAAAAAGCCGTTTACTCGTCGATTGCAAATCGAACAAGCGAGAACGGAGAACTGGAGAACGATCGCTTCCACGATTTCGATGATTACGacgaagttcatccagaaggaACGTTTAAGAATGTGACCATCGTAAAACGCCGACGAAGGCCCGGCCCACAAGGACAGGTGACCATTGTGAAGGTTTTCCCACCGAGGAGGCACCTTCGTCCGGCGGATTCCGGCAACGGTGGAGGCTTTTCCGGGTTCGTCAATTTCATCAAGCGGATGCAGGATACGTTTATGAAACGGACGGCCAAGAACATCGGCGACAAGATCAAGGTTCTGCAGGATTTGAAGGATCAGCTACTGCTGAGTATTG AAAAAAGAATGGCCGTGTTGTGGCGTGATCCGAACGCGCAGAAAAATAACGATGAGAAGCAATCGAATCGCCGTGTCAAACGAGGCGGTGGTTGGATGGACTACGGAGATGGCGGGCACGGTGGAATGGATTTTCCGTCGGCGGAGGCTGCACTGCTGACGATTTCTTTTCTCACGTTTGCAGTTTTCCTCATAAAGCTAGTCTTG CAAGTGATTAATACAATCAAGTCGAAACATTACTCCTACAATACGCTGGCTGGGGTTAATGGGCTCAATGCTGCCACATTGAAAATTGTAAATCGAAATAAGAGAGGAGTCGCAATTGATCCAAACGATCATTGGAAACACAATCTGGATATTTTAAGTGCGATCAACAACTATAAATTCTCGTAA
- the LOC134207775 gene encoding uncharacterized protein LOC134207775 isoform X1: protein MDRSPCSMILILTATLFVNLCSGDWVEIPFLQPSTTTQKTTVIRKNINHPSFVVNSGFMSHVLPPFSIGNNRDPEESEDGVSQPYPAVNHATLSPPVRISNLIDFEELKSTTSTSEPPVIGFPNKYSNFQKRIYEYPRGNVSTKLGWTPPRDELHFVTSNLDKISFSQVDRHPVSSIVKPDHQPMSNKYQEESIEYLNPGVSIPTRRPSSYPAVNDRIEIPTESYSEEDDGQSEEYSSSSEKAVYSSIANRTSENGELENDRFHDFDDYDEVHPEGTFKNVTIVKRRRRPGPQGQVTIVKVFPPRRHLRPADSGNGGGFSGFVNFIKRMQDTFMKRTAKNIGDKIKVLQDLKDQLLLSIEKRMAVLWRDPNAQKNNDEKQSNRRVKRGGGWMDYGDGGHGGMDFPSAEAALLTISFLTFAVFLIKLVLQVINTIKSKHYSYNTLAGVNGLNAATLKIVNRNKRGVAIDPNDHWKHNLDILSAINNYKFSFS, encoded by the exons ATGGATCGTTCCCCgtgttcgatgattttgatCTTGACGGCGACGCTGTTCGTGAATTTGTGCTCCGGCGATTGGGTGGAGATTCCGTTCTTGCAACCATCGACGACCACCCAGAAGACGACCGTCATCCGGAAGAACATCAACCATCCATCGTTTGTGGTAAATTCGGGGTTTATGAGCCACGTGCTGCCCCCGTTCTCGATTGGGAATAATCGAGACCCGGAGGAGTCTGAGGACGGAGTGTCACAACCGTATCCGGCAGTCAATCATGCTACTTTGTCACCACCGGTCAGGATCAgtaatttgattgattttgaggAGTTGAAATCTACGACAAGTACCTCTGAGCCACCAGTAATTGGATTTCCGAACAAGTATTCCAACTTCCAGAAGCGGATATATGAATATCCACGAGGCAATGTGTCCACCAAATTGGGTTGGACACCGCCGAGGGATGAGCTGCATTTCGTAACGAGTAATTTAGACAAAATCTCCTTTAGTCAAGTTGATCGTCATCCAGTGTCGTCGATAGTAAAACCTGACCATCAACCAATGAGTAATAAGTATCAGGAAGAATCGATCGAATACTTGAATCCCGGTGTGTCCATACCAACGCGTCGTCCTTCATCTTACCCAGCAGTAAACGATCGAATTGAAATTCCAACCGAGTCTTATTCGGAAGAAGACGACGGTCAGTCTGAAGAGTACAGTTCATCATCGGAAAAAGCCGTTTACTCGTCGATTGCAAATCGAACAAGCGAGAACGGAGAACTGGAGAACGATCGCTTCCACGATTTCGATGATTACGacgaagttcatccagaaggaACGTTTAAGAATGTGACCATCGTAAAACGCCGACGAAGGCCCGGCCCACAAGGACAGGTGACCATTGTGAAGGTTTTCCCACCGAGGAGGCACCTTCGTCCGGCGGATTCCGGCAACGGTGGAGGCTTTTCCGGGTTCGTCAATTTCATCAAGCGGATGCAGGATACGTTTATGAAACGGACGGCCAAGAACATCGGCGACAAGATCAAGGTTCTGCAGGATTTGAAGGATCAGCTACTGCTGAGTATTG AAAAAAGAATGGCCGTGTTGTGGCGTGATCCGAACGCGCAGAAAAATAACGATGAGAAGCAATCGAATCGCCGTGTCAAACGAGGCGGTGGTTGGATGGACTACGGAGATGGCGGGCACGGTGGAATGGATTTTCCGTCGGCGGAGGCTGCACTGCTGACGATTTCTTTTCTCACGTTTGCAGTTTTCCTCATAAAGCTAGTCTTG CAAGTGATTAATACAATCAAGTCGAAACATTACTCCTACAATACGCTGGCTGGGGTTAATGGGCTCAATGCTGCCACATTGAAAATTGTAAATCGAAATAAGAGAGGAGTCGCAATTGATCCAAACGATCATTGGAAACACAATCTGGATATTTTAAGTGCGATCAACAACTATAAATTCTC